DNA from Acidobacteriota bacterium:
TAATAGTAGGCGTACCAGCGCAGATTGCGCATGTGCTCCGCGCTGCGGCTGAGCAGCAGCAGCGCCAGCGCGCAGGCCGCCTGCACGAACAGATCGGCGAATAGCAATGTGCGAAGAACCATGCTCACTCACTCGGCCCAGTCGGTGCCCGATAGGGGGAAGCACGGTGGAACAGTAGCACGCCCGAATGACTCTTGGCCAGAGTCTACCTTGGTTCCGGCGGACAATGCAAGGCGCGGCGCGCCGCATCCTGCACCCGCTGCAGCGGCACGCCGTGGCGGCGCGCGGCGGCGCGGCAATCCTCATACTCCGGCAGCGCCCGGTCTCCCGAAGCTTTTACGCGGATGGGGCCGTAGGAAGTATCCACAGTAGTGACTGACCGTTTAGCTACAAGTCGCTCAGTGATATGGAACCGCACGCCAAGAGTCGTGGTCTCAGTAAGCAGCAGCTCCGCCAGCGCGTGCTGCAACTCCGGTCGCGCCAGCAGGGTAAGCAAAACGCCGGGGCGGTTCTTTTTCATCTGCACCGGCGTGGTATAGGCGTCCAGCGCGCCCAGTTCGAGCGCGCGCTCCAGCACGTAACCGATGACCTGCGGGCTGCAATCGTCCAGCGTGCTTTGCAACTCGACAATCGTCTCGGTCTGCATGGCTGCGGCTAGCGGGCGATGGCGGCGCCACGCTGCGCCAGAATGCTCGCGACAATCACTTGCCCGTGGAAGCGTCCGTTTTCGATGAAAATCTCCGACGTGTTCCGGCCCGCCACCACCACGCCGCCCAGGTATAGCCCGGGA
Protein-coding regions in this window:
- a CDS encoding DUF111 family protein; amino-acid sequence: MQTETIVELQSTLDDCSPQVIGYVLERALELGALDAYTTPVQMKKNRPGVLLTLLARPELQHALAELLLTETTTLGVRFHITERLVAKRSVTTVDTSYGPIRVKASGDRALPEYEDCRAAARRHGVPLQRVQDAARRALHCPPEPR